Proteins from a genomic interval of Neovison vison isolate M4711 chromosome 4, ASM_NN_V1, whole genome shotgun sequence:
- the HOXA1 gene encoding homeobox protein Hox-A1 isoform X1 — MDNARMSSFLEYPILSGGDSGTCSARAYPSDHGITTFQSCAVSANSCGGDDRFLVGRGVQISPPHHHHHHHHHPQPATYQTPGNLGVSYSHSSCGPSYSAQNFGAPYSSYALNQEAEVSGGYPSCAPAVYSGNLSSPMVQHHHHHQGYAGGAVGSPQYIHHSYGQEHQSLALTTYNNSLSPLHASHQEACRSPTSETSSPAQTFDWMKVKRNPPKTGKVGEYGYVGQPNAVRTNFTTKQLTELEKEFHFNKYLTRARRVEIAASLQLNETQVKIWFQNRRMKQKKREKEGLLPISPATPPGSEEKAEESSEKSSSSPCIPSPGSSTSDTLTTSH, encoded by the exons ATGGACAATGCAAGAATGAGCTCCTTCCTGGAATACCCCATCCTCAGCGGTGGCGACTCAGGGACCTGCTCAGCGCGAGCCTACCCTTCCGACCATGGAATTACAACTTTCCAGTCGTGCGCGGTCAGTGCTAACAGCTGTGGCGGCGACGACCGCTTCCTAGTGGGCAGGGGGGTGCAGATCAGcccgccccaccaccaccaccaccaccatcaccacccccAACCGGCCACCTACCAGACTCCCGGGAACCTGGGGGTGTCCTACTCCCATTCGAGTTGTGGTCCAAGCTACAGCGCGCAGAACTTCGGCGCGCCTTACAGCTCTTACGCGTTAAATCAGGAAGCAGAAGTAAGTGGTGGGTACCCCTCGTGCGCTCCCGCAGTTTACTCTGGAAATCTCTCATCTCCCATGGTCcagcatcaccaccaccaccagggtTATGCCGGGGGCGCGGTGGGCTCGCCTCAGTACATTCACCACTCATACGGACAAGAGCACCAGAGCCTGGCCCTGACCACGTATAATAACTCCTTGTCCCCTCTCCACGCCAGCCACCAAGAAGCCTGTCGCTCCCCTACATCAGAGACCTCTTCTCCAGCGCAGACCTTTGACTGGATGAAAGTCAAAAGAAACCCTCCCAAAACAG GGAAAGTTGGAGAGTACGGCTACGTGGGTCAACCCAATGCAGTGCGCACCAACTTCACCACCAAGCAGCTCACTGAGCTGGAAAAGGAGTTCCACTTCAATAAGTACCTGACGCGGGCCCGTAGGGTGGAGATTGCCGCATCCCTGCAGCTCAATGAGACCCAGGTGAAGATCTGGTTCCAGAACCGCCGGATGAAGCAGAAGAAACGAGAGAAGGAGGGCCTCTTGCCCATCTCTCCGGCCACCCCGCCAGGAAGTGAGGAGAAGGCTGAGGAATCCTCAGAGAAGTCCAGCTCTTCGCCCTGCATTCCTTCCCCGGGATCTTCTACCTCAGACACTCTGACTACCTCCCACTGA
- the HOXA1 gene encoding homeobox protein Hox-A1 isoform X2, which yields MDNARMSSFLEYPILSGGDSGTCSARAYPSDHGITTFQSCAVSANSCGGDDRFLVGRGVQISPPHHHHHHHHHPQPATYQTPGNLGVSYSHSSCGPSYSAQNFGAPYSSYALNQEAEPPRSLSLPYIRDLFSSADL from the exons ATGGACAATGCAAGAATGAGCTCCTTCCTGGAATACCCCATCCTCAGCGGTGGCGACTCAGGGACCTGCTCAGCGCGAGCCTACCCTTCCGACCATGGAATTACAACTTTCCAGTCGTGCGCGGTCAGTGCTAACAGCTGTGGCGGCGACGACCGCTTCCTAGTGGGCAGGGGGGTGCAGATCAGcccgccccaccaccaccaccaccaccatcaccacccccAACCGGCCACCTACCAGACTCCCGGGAACCTGGGGGTGTCCTACTCCCATTCGAGTTGTGGTCCAAGCTACAGCGCGCAGAACTTCGGCGCGCCTTACAGCTCTTACGCGTTAAATCAGGAAGCAGAA CCACCAAGAAGCCTGTCGCTCCCCTACATCAGAGACCTCTTCTCCAGCGCAGACCTTTGA